The window GACAACGTCGTCACCGCGAACTTGCTCGCCTGCACGGTCCCGGGAGTCGGGGGCGAGGTCTTCAACATCGCCTGCAACAGTCGACACTCGGTGCTGGAGATCGCCCATACTGTCGCACGCCTCCTTGGCCGTGCGCCGGTGATAAAGCACGAGCCGGCCCGCGCGGGCGATGTCCGACACACGCAGGCGTCGATCGAGAAGGCGGAGCGCATGTTGAAGTACCGGCCGGAGATCGGCTTCGAGGAAGGCATGCGGCGGACGGTGGATGCCCTGCGCGTCGCGCTCGGTAGATGATGCCGAGAGGTAGGAAATGAGTAGTGCGGGCAGCGCCGCGTGAAGTAAGCAAAGCCTTCCTGGCGGACTACGGCTCCAAGAACGACGGCCGACGGACCTCGCTCATAGCTCGTTGCCGTTACGTGTCGCCGGCGGCGGTGCCGCGCACGCCAATGAGACGCATCAAACGGCGGGTCTCGAAGCCGAGTTCCGATTCCGAGAACTTCTCCTGCCAGGCCGTGGCTTTCTCTCGCTCGACCCGATCGTGATGGTGGAAGTTCGGGTCGCCCAGGTCGGGGTGCATTTTGCGCCGGCGGTGGTCCTTCGCATCCAGCATGGTGGGCTCGAATTCGAGGCCGATGCCGGCGCACAGCGGTCGGAGGACGGCCTCGGGGTCGGCGACCAGATCCTCGAAGTGTACGGTGAGCTTCTGACTGTCCGGGACGCCGGCGAGAAACGTGTGGATGTTGGTCTGCTGCAGGAGCCACTTCGTCTCCCGCAACCGTGCCAGCGTTCCCATACCTGACTTGCCGGCGCCGGTGAGGGTACGCAGGCCGGCGCGCAGGCGCCCTTTCAAACCGCGCGGTTGCTTGATCCGCACGTGCGACTCGATGATCGCCAACGGGTGGCGGATCAGCCACACGTAATACGGCGTCAGCGCCAGCGATCGCTGTAGCGTCTCCAGACTGTTGGCGTACGCGGGGGTCTTGTCGATCAGCACACCGCCTGACGGCAGGGCGCTCAGCAGCCAGCGGTATACGTCCACCGCCGACCGACCACGACACGCCGCGTCGATCTCCGACGCGGAAAGCGTCCGTCCGGCAATCGCGAAAAACTCGACCAGACTCTCGATGGCGGGGGGCTTCAGGCGCCGCCAAGTGTCGTAGTCCGGGTACCGCATCAGGAAGATCTCGGAAGGCGATACCACCGCGCGGTGGCGTCCGAGCATGACGCGCAGGAGCGTCGAGCCGGAGCGTTCCGAACTCAGGATCAGCACGAGACGAGTAGTGGGAGTCGTCGAAGCGGGAGCGGACACGAGAGCATTCCTTTTCTTGCGAAGCTACCAGTGGCGGCAACGACGGGCAAGGAAAGAGCCCGCGGTGCCTGCCCTGCCCCTAAATTGACTTCCCGGCACCCCGCGTCTAAACAACCCCGGCTACGAAGGGGCTGACCTTGAGCATTCTCGTCGATAAGGACACACGCGTCGTCACCCAGGGGATCACCGGATCTACCGGACAGTTCCACACGCGTGCGTGCCGCGACTACGGTACGCAGATGGTTGCGGGTGTGACTCCGGGCAAGGGTGGAACTGACTTCGAGGGCATTCCGATCTTCGATACGGTCGAGCAGGCCGTGAAGCGAACGGGGGCCAATGCTTCGGTGATCTACGTGCCGCCGGCTTTCGCCGCCGACGCGATCATGGAAGCCGCCGACGCCGGCATTGCGCTCGTTGTCTGCATCACCGAAGGTATTCCGGTCCTCGATATGGTTCGAGTCAAGCGCTACCTGCAGGGGCGAGCGAGCCGACTGGTCGGTCCGAACTGTCCGGGCGTAATCACGCCGGGCGAGTCCAAGATCGGCATCATGCCCGGTTACATTCACAAGCCCGGGACGATCGGTGTTGTATCCCGGAGTGGGACGCTGACTTACGAAGCGGTGCACCAGCTAACCCAGCTTGGCCTCGGTCAATCGAGTTGCGTCGGTATCGGTGGCGATCCGGTCGGAGGCATGGGCTTTGTGGATGTGCTGGCGCTGTTCCAGGCCGATCCGGCCACCGAGGGTGTCATTCTCATCGGCGAGATCGGGGGTTCCGCCGAGGAGGCGGCGGCGGAGTTCGTGCGCACCGAGATGACGAAGCCGGTGGTGGCCTTCGTCGCCGGTCAGAGCGCGCCGGCCGGCAAACGAATGGGACACGCCGGGGCAATAATCGCCGGCGGTCGCGGCACTGCCGCAGACAAGATCAAGGCGTTTACGGCGGCCGGGATCAGGGTGGCGAAAAGCCCGGCTGATCTGGGCAGTACGATGGCAAGCGCACTGGCGGAGGCAAAGCGATGATCGAGCGGACACTGTGCATGGTGAAACCCGACGCCGTGAGGAAAGGCGCCATCGGAGAGATCCTGCGGCGCATCGAAGCCGCAGGGCTACGTATCGCGGCGGCCAAAATGCTGCACATTAGCCAGAATACCGCCGGCCGCTTCTACGTTGTGCACAAAGATAAGGGTTTCTTCGGCAGCCTGACGCAGTTCATGTCGTCCGGTCCGGTGCTGACGGCGGTTCTGGAGGGCGACAACGCGATTGCGAAGTGGCGCGAGTTGATGGGAGCTACCGACCCGGCCAAGGCCGCTGCGGGCACCATCCGTCGTGACTTTGCTTCGAACGTCGAGCAGAATGCTGTGCATGGGTCCGACGCTCCCGACACCGCACGCTGGGAGATCGCCTTCTTCTTCGCTCAGGCCGACATTTTCGACGCCTGAGGCGGCGGCGCCACTGCTACCGGCGACTCTGAGCGCCTGGCTTACCGACCGGGGCGAGCCGGCGTTTCGTGCCACCCAGGTCCTCGCCGCGGTCTACCGTCGCGCAGTCCAAGACTTCGCTGCGATCCGCGAAATCCCCGCTCCTCTGCGCGCAGCCCTGGCGGCCCAGTTCCTCCCCCCTCGTTTGGCACCGGCAGTCGTGGCCCACGCGGCCGACGACACGCGCAAACTGCTCTTCAAGCTTGGCGCCGACGCGTCCGTCGAAGCTGTACTCATCCCGGACCCGCCTCGGCTCACGTTATGCATTTCCTCGCAGGCAGGCTGCGCCATGGGTTGCAGGTTCTGCGCGACGGCCCGGCTCGGCCTGCGCCGTAATCTCGGCCCTACCGGGATCGTCGGCCAGGTGCTCGGGGCCCGGGAACTGTTGCGGCCGGGTGAGCGCATCTCCAACCTCGTGTTCATGGGCATGGGGGAGCCGCTCGCCAACTACGACGCGGTCGTCGAGGCGATCCGCATTCTCATGGCCGATTGGGGACTCGGCCTGTCGGGCCGCCGCATCACCGTGTCGACCGTCGGTCTGGTGCCGGCCCTGCAGCGCCTGGTGCGGGAGACCCCGGTCCAGGTAGCGATATCGTTGAGTGCCACCACCGACGAGCAGCGGGAACATCTCATGCCGGTGAACCGACGCTATCCGCTGCGCGTGCTGTTCGACGCCTGCCGGACACTGCCCATCGCCCAGCGGCGTCGCATCACCTTCGAGTACGTCATGCTCGACGGCGTCAACGACAGTATGGACGATGTGCGGCGTCTGGTGAGTCTGTTGCACGGGATCCGGGCCAAAGTGAACTTGATCCCGTTTAACCCATTTTCGGGCGCCGGGTTTGCGGGCTCGCCGCGCCCGACGATCGCACGCTTTCAGGCGGCGCTTCTGAGTCGTGGCGTACACGCCACCGTGCGGGAGAGCCGCGGTCGGGACATACAGGCGGCTTGTGGGCAACTGGCGCTCGCGAGTGCGGGTTGAGTTTTCGTTACCCACCGATTAGACGGGTGGCGGCGAGTGTGTCGGGATTGCCGGGCGCGCCAGTGGCGGCGGCTTTCCGGCGGCGCTCAATCCGCACGACGAGGTAAGCAGCGTGAGCACGATCGGAGTGATTGGTGGCAGTGGCCTGTATGAAATGCCGGGTCTGCATGTCGTCGACCGAGTATCGGTGTCGACGCCGTTCGGCGCGCCGTCCGACGATCTCGTGTGCGGGACGCTCAACGGCCAGCGGCTCGTGTTCCTGCCCCGGCACGGAGTCGGGCATCGCAAGTTGCCGACGGAGGTGAATTACCGCGCCAATATCTTCGCGATGAAGCAGCTCGGGGTCGAATGGCTCATCGGCGTCGCCTCGGTCGGGAGTCTGCGCGAAGAGATCGCACCGGGGCATTTCGTCGTGCCCGACCAGATGATCGACCGCACCGTGCACCGGCCCGCGACGTTCTTCGGTAACGGTATTGTGGTCCACGTCGGACTGTCGCAGCCGGTCTGCCCGGTGCTGACCGCCGCGCTGGCCGAGGCATCCGGACGGGTGGGCATGACCGTGCACGATCGCGGGACGTACATCTGCATGGAGGGGCCGCAGTTCTCGACTCGCGCGGAGTCTTTGCTTTACCGGCAGTGGGGTGCAGACATCATCGGCATGACGGCCATGCAGGAAGCGCGACTGGCCCGCGAGGCGGAGATGTGTTTTGCTGTTCTCGCGCTGGCGACCGACTACGACTGCTGGCGCGAGGAGACTGCGGCGGTGGCCATTGGCGACGTGCTGCGGATCCTGAAGGAGAACGTCGCCAACGCGCAGCGCACGATTGGCGAAGTGGCGCCGCGCCTCACCGCCTCGCGAACCTGCGGCTGCGTCTCGGCGTTGGCGCACGCGATCATCACCGAACGGAGCCGCATTCCTGCCGAAATTGTGCGCGATCTCGCGCCGTTGATCGGTAAGTACGTGGCCTGAGACACCCGGGAGCGGATTGCGGGTGCCGCCGCTTCTTGGCGGGCGAGCCCGAGCCTGTCCGCCGCAACGAGGAGAGAGTCGTGAGCATTCTCATAGTAGGATCGGTGTTCTTCGACGATATAGAGACGCCGCATGGAAAGGCAGAGCGCCAGCTTGGCGGCGCCGCAACCTATTTCGCCGTCGGTGCCAGTTTCTTCGCGCCGGTGCGCATGGTGGCGGCAATTGGCGACGATTTCCCCGCGGCGGAGATAGAAGATCTCTCCCGACGCGGGGTGGACGTCTCCGGTTTGCAGCGCCGTCCGGGGCGGACCGGCTCGTGGTCGGGCCGCTATCACGAAGATATGAACCGGCGCGACACACTCGACTTGCAGCTCAACGTGTTTGCCGATTTCGAGCCGCACCTGCCCGCGTCGCATCGAGAAACGCAGTACGTGTTCCTCGGGAATATAGCCCCGAGGCTGCAGCGGCTTGTGCTCGAGCAACTCGCCGCGCCCGGGGTGGTCGGCTGCGACACGATGAACCACTGGATCTCCGAGGCACGCCCCGACCTCGAGCAGCTTCTGAGCAAGGTAGGGTTTCTGGTCATCAATGACGAGGAGGCGCGGCTGCTCAGTGGGGAGCAGAACATCGTCCGGGCGGCGCGGCGTCTGCTGGCAATGGGCCCGGAGCGGGTGCTGATCAAGCGGGGCGAGTACGGGGTGATTCAGTTCTCGGCCAATTCGGTGTTCGCCGTGCCGGCGTTTCCCCTCGAGCAGGTGTTCGATCCCACCGGAGCCGGGGATACCTTTGCCGGCGGGTTCATGGGTGAGCTGGCACGCTCGGGCGACAGCTCCGAAGGTGGCGTGCGGCGGGCCATCGTGTATGGGAGCGTCCTGGCATCCTTCGTCGTGGAGGACTTCGGGCTGCAGCGGCTGCGAAGCCTGACGATCGAAGACATCGAGCACCGGTATCGGCAGTTCGTGAGCCTCACGGACATCGATGGGCGTTAGGCGGTTGTCTCGTTGACTTGGCTCCGAGCGGCCGTTATAGGCTGCGGTGTTTGTGTTCCGGAGCACTCGAGGGTCTGCGTCGGCCAGCGCCAGCAGGCCCTTTTTTGTACCGGGACGTGAAGAGCAACTGAAAGCGGGACCGCAATGGCACGGATCCTAATAACCGGTGGGGCGGGCTTCATCGGTTCGCACCTCGCCGATCGCCTGCTGTCGGACGGTCACACGGTCGTTGCCCTCGACAATCTCTTCACGGGGCATCCGCGCAACATCAGCCATCTCGCCGGCCACGAGCGTTTCAGCTTTATCAAACACGACGTTACCGAATACATCTACGTCGACGGCCGGCTCGATGCGATTCTCCACCTCGCATCGTTGCCGAGCCCCGTGGACTATCTGCGGGAGCCGATCAAGACGCTGAAAGTCGGGGCGCTCGGGACGCACAAGGCGCTGGGGCTGGCGCGAGCGCACAAGGCCAGGTTCCTGCTGGCGTCCACCTCGGAGGTTTACGGCGACCCGCAGGTGCACCCGCAGCCCGAGTCCTACTGGGGCAACGTCAACCCGATCGGCCCACGGGGCGTGTACGACGAATCGAAGCGCTTTGCGGAAGCGATGACGATGGCGTACCACCGTTATCACGGGATCGACACGAGGATCTGTCGGATCTTCAATACCTACGGCCCGCGCATGCGTGCCGACGACGGCCGCGTGGTCACCAACTTCATTGCCCAGGCGCTGCGCGGCGAGGCGTTGACCGTATATGACGACGGGGCGCGCACGCGCAGCTTCTGTTACGTGAGCGACCTGGTCGAGGGTCTGGTGCGCCTGCTCTGGTCGGACGAGGTGGAGCCCGTCAATCTCGGGAACCCTCGCGAGATGACCGTACTCGAGTTCGCCCGCACGGTGCAGCGACTGACCGGAACCGCCGCCGCGGTGACGTTCGTGACGCCCCGCGACGAGCGCACCAAGGACGATCCCAACACGCGGCAACCGGACATTGCGCGCGCCCGGGCCGTATTGGGTTGGGAGCCTACGGTCTCTCTCGAAACCGGACTGGAACGGACGATCGAGTATTTCCGGCGGTTGTTCGCTGCGGAGGCCGAATGAAGATCCTGGTGACCGGTGGGGCGGGCTTCATCGGCTCGCACCTGGTGGATGCCTTTGTCAACGAGGGCCACGAGGTGACAATCATCGACGATCTCTCCTCTGGACGGAAGGAGAACGTGAATTCACGCGCCCGCTTTCACCAGGTTGACGTGCAGGGGCCGGAGGTCGCGGAAATCCTGGCCAGAGAACGTCCGGAGGTCCTCTGTCACCATGCGGCGCAGATGGACGTGCGCCGGTCGGTTGCGGATCCGATTTTCGATGCCCGGGTCAACCTGGTCGGTTTGCTGAACCTCATGGAGCAGGGCCGCCGGCACGGGTTGCGGCGCGTCCTGTTCGCCTCCACGGGGGGCGCGATCTACGGCGAACAGGACGTCTTCCCGGCGCCCGAGACGCACCCCACCGCGCCGCTCAGTCCTTACGGCGTGGCGAAGCTGGCGAGCGAGCGGTACCTGTACTTCTACGCCCAGTCGTACGGCATTTCCTACGCGGCGCTGCGCTATGCCAACGTCTACGGTCCGCGCCAGAATCCACACGGCGAGGCCGGTGTCGTGGCGATCTTCACGGAGAAGCTGCTGCACGGCGAAGCGCCGGTGATCAACGGCGACGGCAAGCAGACGCGCGACTACGTGTTCGTCGGCGATCTGGTGCGTGCCAACGTCGCTGCCCTGACGGCTGGATTCGCCGGTGCGGTCAACCTCGGTACGGGCCGGGAGACGGACGTCAACGAGCTTTATGGCTTGATTTGCCGCGAGTGCGGGGTCGACGCGCCCGCGCGGCACGGTCCGGGCAAGCCCGGGGAGCAACGCCGCAGCGTCATCGACAACCGTCTCGCCGCGGAAGTCCTCGGTTGGCGCCCGGAAGTGGACCTGGCCGAGGGATTGCGGGAGACGGTAGCCTTCTTCCGGGCGCGCTTGCGCCCGCTGGCATAGGAGGGTGCGCCGGCGCGCATGGATACCTCGCGCATCCGTAACTTCTCGATCATCGCCCATATCGACCACGGCAAGTCGACTCTGGCAGACCGACTGCTCGAGCACACCGGGACGGTGAGCGGCCGGCAGAAGACCGCACAGATTCTCGACAGTATGGATCTCGAGCGCGAGCGCGGCATCACCATCAAGGCGAGTGCCGTGCGGCTGCGTTATCGGGCGAGCGACGGCGAGGAGTACGTGCTGAACCTCATCGATACGCCCGGGCACGTCGACTTCACATACGAGGTTTCGCGCAGTCTGGCAGCGTGCGAGGGGGCACTGCTGGTCGTCGATGCCGTGCAGGGTGTGGAGGCCCAAACCGTGGCCAACGCGTACCTCGCTCTCGACAACGACCTCGAGATTCTGCCGGTGCTCAACAAGATCGACCTCCCCGGGGCCGACCCGGAGCGCGTCAAGAGCGAGATTGAGGACATCATCGGTCTCGACACGAGCGCTGCGGTGCTTGCCAGTGCCAAGGAAGGCACCGGGACGGAAGATGTTCTCGAGGGTATTGTGCACCGGTTTCCACCCCCAAAGGGCGACGCCCGGATGCCGCTGCGGGCACTCATTTTCGATAGCTGGTTCGATCCCTACCAGGGAGTCGTCGTAGTCGTGCGCGTATTCGACGGCGTCGTGCGCAAGGGAAGCCGGATAGTGCTGATGTCGAGCGGCAAGTCGTACGAGGTGCTGCGCGTCGGCGTATTCGGTCCGCGCTTGCAGGAAATCGACGCCCTCGGACCGGGCGAGGTCGGCTGCCTGATGGCCGGCATCAAGGAAGTGCACGAGACCAAGATCGGCGACACGGTCACCGATACCGCGATGCCGGCCGCGGCGCCACTGTCGGGCTTCAAGGCGGTTAAGCCGATGGTGTTCAGCGGCCTGTACCCGGCGGACACGAATCAATACGGCCCGCTGCGCGATGCCGTCGAGAAGCTGCGGCTGAACGATTCGTCGTTTACCTACGAGCCGGAGAACTCGATCGCTCTGGGGTTCGGTTTCCGCTGCGGGTTCCTCGGGCTGCTGCACATGGAGATCATTCGCGAGCGGCTCGAACGCGAGTTCGGCCTGAACCTGATTACGACGGCGCCTACCGTGGCGTATCGCGTGACGACGCTGGATGGTCAGACGCTGATGGTCGACAGTCCGGCCAAGCTGCCGGAACCGCAACACGTGGCGTCGATCGAGGAGCCTTTCATTCTGGCCACCGTACACCTGCCCGAGACTTACCTCGGCGGGGTGCTCAAGCTCTGCGAAGAGAAGCGCGGCCGTCAACGCGAGTTGAAATACCTGGGGCGCGGGCGAATCATGGTGACATACGAATTGCCGCTCAACGAGGTCGTCCTCGACTTCTACGACCGGCTGAAGTCTGTCAGTAAGGGCTATGCGTCGCTCGATTACGACTTCCTCGACCTGCGCACGTCGGATCTGGTCAAACTCGACATACGTATCAACGGCGAGCCGGTGGATGCGCTTTCGCTCATCGTGCATCGGGATCGCGCCTATCATCGCGGTCGCGAACTGGCCGAGAAGATGAAGGAGTTGATCCCGCGCCAGATGTTCGAGGTCGCCATTCAGGCCTCGATCGGGAACAAGGTGATCGCGCGGGAAACCGTGAAGGCGATGCGCAAGAACGTTACGGCGAAGTGTTACGGTGGCGACATCACGCGCAAGCGAAAGCTGCTGGAGAAGCAGAAAGAGGGCAAGCGCCGGATGAAGCAGGTCGGCCGCGTCGAGATTCCACAGGAGGCCTTCCTGGCGGTGCTCAAGGTGGAGGCGTAGGCGGTGGTCCGACCGCGGGGCGAAGGGGCGAGGAGAAATCCGATGCGGCAACTCGGCGTAGTGGTATTGATCGTTGCGTTTGGCAGTGCGGTACAGGCGCAGTCGGTGTTTCGGCAGGCTCTGCGGACGACGCTGGGAGGCTCGACGGGCGACTACGTGGCGGCGATTATTGTGGCCGATTTCGGCCGGCCTGGGGGTGGGCTACCGGACGGTGAACTCGATGTCCTCACGCTCAACCGCAACCAGCAAGCGCCGGCACTTTTCGGGAAAGGAAACGGCACCTTTGCGACCGGACCGAACACGAACATCGGGGTCGTGCCTTCGGCCTTTGCGATCGGGGACTTCACCAACGACGGCTTCCTCGATCTCGTTGTTGCCAACCAGTCGCAAGGTACGGTGACTATTCAACCGGGCTCGGCGCAAGGACCGCCGTGGGGAGCGCCCGGGTTAGCGGCCGCTGCCGGCAATGTGCCGGTCGGGCTGCTTCCGGCTGACGTTAACCGCGATGGCAACCTGGATATCGTTGTCGTCGACGAAGGAATAGGCGGCCAGGGGGCGATCGCCGTGCTTCTGGGTGACGGTGCTGGAACGCTGCTCCCCGGCGGTTCGTTTGTCACGGGCAGCTTCAGTGCTGCCGGGGTGATCGGTAACTTCGATAGCGACCTTTTCCCCGACGTCGCCGTCGTCAATGCCGGAGGCAACTCGGTGACGATCCTCCGCAACGACGGTTTGGGAGGTTTCACGACCTCGCAGACCAAAGCCGTCGGGGCCGGGCCAACCA of the Candidatus Binatia bacterium genome contains:
- the mtnP gene encoding S-methyl-5'-thioadenosine phosphorylase; translation: MPGLHVVDRVSVSTPFGAPSDDLVCGTLNGQRLVFLPRHGVGHRKLPTEVNYRANIFAMKQLGVEWLIGVASVGSLREEIAPGHFVVPDQMIDRTVHRPATFFGNGIVVHVGLSQPVCPVLTAALAEASGRVGMTVHDRGTYICMEGPQFSTRAESLLYRQWGADIIGMTAMQEARLAREAEMCFAVLALATDYDCWREETAAVAIGDVLRILKENVANAQRTIGEVAPRLTASRTCGCVSALAHAIITERSRIPAEIVRDLAPLIGKYVA
- a CDS encoding GDP-mannose 4,6-dehydratase, with translation MKILVTGGAGFIGSHLVDAFVNEGHEVTIIDDLSSGRKENVNSRARFHQVDVQGPEVAEILARERPEVLCHHAAQMDVRRSVADPIFDARVNLVGLLNLMEQGRRHGLRRVLFASTGGAIYGEQDVFPAPETHPTAPLSPYGVAKLASERYLYFYAQSYGISYAALRYANVYGPRQNPHGEAGVVAIFTEKLLHGEAPVINGDGKQTRDYVFVGDLVRANVAALTAGFAGAVNLGTGRETDVNELYGLICRECGVDAPARHGPGKPGEQRRSVIDNRLAAEVLGWRPEVDLAEGLRETVAFFRARLRPLA
- the ndk gene encoding nucleoside-diphosphate kinase — encoded protein: MIERTLCMVKPDAVRKGAIGEILRRIEAAGLRIAAAKMLHISQNTAGRFYVVHKDKGFFGSLTQFMSSGPVLTAVLEGDNAIAKWRELMGATDPAKAAAGTIRRDFASNVEQNAVHGSDAPDTARWEIAFFFAQADIFDA
- the rlmN gene encoding 23S rRNA (adenine(2503)-C(2))-methyltransferase RlmN, translated to MGPTLPTPHAGRSPSSSLRPTFSTPEAAAPLLPATLSAWLTDRGEPAFRATQVLAAVYRRAVQDFAAIREIPAPLRAALAAQFLPPRLAPAVVAHAADDTRKLLFKLGADASVEAVLIPDPPRLTLCISSQAGCAMGCRFCATARLGLRRNLGPTGIVGQVLGARELLRPGERISNLVFMGMGEPLANYDAVVEAIRILMADWGLGLSGRRITVSTVGLVPALQRLVRETPVQVAISLSATTDEQREHLMPVNRRYPLRVLFDACRTLPIAQRRRITFEYVMLDGVNDSMDDVRRLVSLLHGIRAKVNLIPFNPFSGAGFAGSPRPTIARFQAALLSRGVHATVRESRGRDIQAACGQLALASAG
- a CDS encoding PfkB family carbohydrate kinase, yielding MSILIVGSVFFDDIETPHGKAERQLGGAATYFAVGASFFAPVRMVAAIGDDFPAAEIEDLSRRGVDVSGLQRRPGRTGSWSGRYHEDMNRRDTLDLQLNVFADFEPHLPASHRETQYVFLGNIAPRLQRLVLEQLAAPGVVGCDTMNHWISEARPDLEQLLSKVGFLVINDEEARLLSGEQNIVRAARRLLAMGPERVLIKRGEYGVIQFSANSVFAVPAFPLEQVFDPTGAGDTFAGGFMGELARSGDSSEGGVRRAIVYGSVLASFVVEDFGLQRLRSLTIEDIEHRYRQFVSLTDIDGR
- a CDS encoding sulfotransferase, with product MSAPASTTPTTRLVLILSSERSGSTLLRVMLGRHRAVVSPSEIFLMRYPDYDTWRRLKPPAIESLVEFFAIAGRTLSASEIDAACRGRSAVDVYRWLLSALPSGGVLIDKTPAYANSLETLQRSLALTPYYVWLIRHPLAIIESHVRIKQPRGLKGRLRAGLRTLTGAGKSGMGTLARLRETKWLLQQTNIHTFLAGVPDSQKLTVHFEDLVADPEAVLRPLCAGIGLEFEPTMLDAKDHRRRKMHPDLGDPNFHHHDRVEREKATAWQEKFSESELGFETRRLMRLIGVRGTAAGDT
- the sucD gene encoding succinate--CoA ligase subunit alpha, whose product is MSILVDKDTRVVTQGITGSTGQFHTRACRDYGTQMVAGVTPGKGGTDFEGIPIFDTVEQAVKRTGANASVIYVPPAFAADAIMEAADAGIALVVCITEGIPVLDMVRVKRYLQGRASRLVGPNCPGVITPGESKIGIMPGYIHKPGTIGVVSRSGTLTYEAVHQLTQLGLGQSSCVGIGGDPVGGMGFVDVLALFQADPATEGVILIGEIGGSAEEAAAEFVRTEMTKPVVAFVAGQSAPAGKRMGHAGAIIAGGRGTAADKIKAFTAAGIRVAKSPADLGSTMASALAEAKR
- a CDS encoding SDR family oxidoreductase yields the protein MARILITGGAGFIGSHLADRLLSDGHTVVALDNLFTGHPRNISHLAGHERFSFIKHDVTEYIYVDGRLDAILHLASLPSPVDYLREPIKTLKVGALGTHKALGLARAHKARFLLASTSEVYGDPQVHPQPESYWGNVNPIGPRGVYDESKRFAEAMTMAYHRYHGIDTRICRIFNTYGPRMRADDGRVVTNFIAQALRGEALTVYDDGARTRSFCYVSDLVEGLVRLLWSDEVEPVNLGNPREMTVLEFARTVQRLTGTAAAVTFVTPRDERTKDDPNTRQPDIARARAVLGWEPTVSLETGLERTIEYFRRLFAAEAE
- the lepA gene encoding translation elongation factor 4, with product MDTSRIRNFSIIAHIDHGKSTLADRLLEHTGTVSGRQKTAQILDSMDLERERGITIKASAVRLRYRASDGEEYVLNLIDTPGHVDFTYEVSRSLAACEGALLVVDAVQGVEAQTVANAYLALDNDLEILPVLNKIDLPGADPERVKSEIEDIIGLDTSAAVLASAKEGTGTEDVLEGIVHRFPPPKGDARMPLRALIFDSWFDPYQGVVVVVRVFDGVVRKGSRIVLMSSGKSYEVLRVGVFGPRLQEIDALGPGEVGCLMAGIKEVHETKIGDTVTDTAMPAAAPLSGFKAVKPMVFSGLYPADTNQYGPLRDAVEKLRLNDSSFTYEPENSIALGFGFRCGFLGLLHMEIIRERLEREFGLNLITTAPTVAYRVTTLDGQTLMVDSPAKLPEPQHVASIEEPFILATVHLPETYLGGVLKLCEEKRGRQRELKYLGRGRIMVTYELPLNEVVLDFYDRLKSVSKGYASLDYDFLDLRTSDLVKLDIRINGEPVDALSLIVHRDRAYHRGRELAEKMKELIPRQMFEVAIQASIGNKVIARETVKAMRKNVTAKCYGGDITRKRKLLEKQKEGKRRMKQVGRVEIPQEAFLAVLKVEA